A single genomic interval of Sander lucioperca isolate FBNREF2018 chromosome 9, SLUC_FBN_1.2, whole genome shotgun sequence harbors:
- the cnn2 gene encoding calponin-2, whose translation MAFTKGPSYGLSAEVKNKIALKYDNQKEEELRVWIEDTTGSSIGPDFQKGLKSGVILCNLINKLAPGSVKKVNQSALNWHQLENLTNFIKATTAYGLKPHDLFEANDLFENGNMTQVQTTLLALASMAKTKGCQPRVDIGVKYADKQERMFDDEKMKAGQCVIGLQMGTNKCASQSGMNAYGTRRHLYDPKVQIQPPMDNTTISLQMGTNKGASQAGMTAPGTRRAIYDQKLGTDKCDNSTMSLQMGYSQGATQKGQNFGLGRQIYDAKYCPKAGEVADDQNGAGIAREFPDFHDEGYQGYQEEEQVYQDDGTDY comes from the exons CACTAAAGTACGACAACCAGAAAGAGGAGGAGCTGAGGGTCTGGATCGAAGACACCACCGGCTCTTCTATCGGCCCCGACTTCCAAAAAGGCCTGAAGAGTGGAGTCATTCTGTGCAA CCTTATCAACAAACTGGCCCCAGGCTCTGTGAAAAAGGTCAACCAGTCAGCGCTGAACTGGCATCAG CTGGAGAACCTGACAAACTTCATCAAAGCCACCACAGCGTATGGCCTGAAGCCTCACGATCTCTTCGAGGCCAACGACctgtttgagaacggcaacatgACGCAGGTCCAGACAACGCTGCTCGCACTCGCTAGCATG GCCAAAACCAAGGGCTGCCAGCCACGGGTGGACATTGGGGTGAAGTACGCTGACAAGCAGGAGAGGATGTTTGATGATGAGAAGATGAAGGCTGGACAGTGCGTCATTGGCCTACAG ATGGGGACCAACAAGTGCGCCAGTCAGAGTGGTATGAACGCATATGGCACCAGGAGGCACTTATATGACCCCAAAGTTCAAATCCAGCCCCCAATGGACAACACAACCATCAGCCTGCAAATGGGAACCAACAAGGGAGCGAGCCAG GCTGGGATGACGGCTCCAGGGACAAGGCGTGCCATTTACGACCAGAAGCTGGGCACAGACAAGTGTGACAACAGCACCATGTCCCTACAGATGGGCTACAGCCAGGGAGCCACCCAGAAAGGCCAGAACTTTGGCCTGGGACGGCAGATCTATGACGCCAAGTACTGTCCTAAAGCTGGAGAGGTTGCAGATGATCAAAATGGGGCAGGCATCGCCCGTGAATTCCCAGATTTCCACGACGAGGGTTACCAAGGTTACCAGGAAGAAGAGCAGGTGTACCAAGACGATGGGACAGATTActag